The genomic window TAAATCCTGATGCTCTTGAATGCGCATATAAGAACGGAATTCAGGTTTTCCGCAGTAACCTTTTTGCAGGGCTTACGAAAAAAGGATATTTTGATATTATACTTTTTAATCCTCCCTATCTTCCGACATCCGAAGACGAAAAGGTAGAGGGTTGGCTCAATTATGCTTTTGATGGAGGAGTTGAGGGAAGGGATACTATAGCAACCTTTTTTGCTGAAGTATCTGGCTATCTCAAACCCGGCGGGAGTGTTCTGTTATTCATTTCTTCCCTTACAGGTAAGAGGGAAGTATTTGATATCATAAAGCGAGAGAGGTTCAGTGGCTATGTGGTAGCTGAGACCCGTTCGTTTTTTGAAAAATTGATGGTTATTGAATGTAAACACAACTGCTGAAATACAGGTGTATTTTTCAGTATTTAATTATTTTTAAATAATAAAAAAGAAAAACCACCTTTATTAAGCGAAAGGAAAACGAAAGGTTTATCGTTGTACAGGTTGACGGTATTGTTGCATAAGAGAAATTAAAATTTCAATCTTAAATTAAATATAATATTTCCTACTTAAAAATTGCCAGAGGGTTACAAATGAAATACAGTCTTGGTATAGATGCCGGTGGAACATATACAGATGCCGTAATCCTGCGGGATTCGGATGGGAAGATTATTGATCATGGAAAGGCCCGCACGACCTATCCTGATTTACTGGATGGAATTCAGGAAGTGCTTGACGGCCTGGACCAGGCATATCTGGAAAAAGTATCTCTGGTATCGGTCTCTACTACTCTTGCAACCAATACTATTCTGGAAGGTACAGGTTATCCAGTAGCTCTTATCATGATAGGGGAAGAGGTTCCAAACGATTCATCAATCAAATATTCAATATCTGTACAGGGGGGCCATTCTTCCGGAGGGAACGAAAAATATCCCCTTGACATGGATTCTATAAAAGAATTTGTAGGAGAAGTTCAGGATAAGGTATCGGCATTTGCGGTTTCTTCTTATTTCAGTGTAAGAAACCCGGATCATGAATTGAAGGCAAGGGAAGTTATAGATGCAATGACCGGTTTGCCTGTGATTTGTGGTCATGAACTTTCCCAGTCTCTGGGAGCATATGAAAGAGGTGTTACAGCCTATCTAAACGCCCAGCTTTTGCCCATATCTACCCGGTTTATGGAAACAGTTGCATCTGAGATAGATCGAAGGGGAATCGATGCAAAACTTATGATGCTCAAATGTGATGGTTCCATAGTGGGTATGAAAGAAGCTCTCAAACACCCGATCGAATCAATATTTACCGGTCCTGCAGCAAGTCTTGTTGGTGCTTCGTATCTTGCCAAAAGCAAGGATTGCCTGGTCATTGATGTCGGAGGTACAAGTACCGATGTTGCTATGGTTATTGATAATCTCCCTGAAATAACCGATGAAGGGGCAACTGTTGGTGGTTGGCCAACCAAGGTGGAAGCCATCAGAATGGAAACCTCTGCAATGGGGGGGGACAGTCATGTGTGGGTCAAGAATCATAATGTTTTCATAGGCCCACGCCGAGTCGTTCCTCTCTGTGTGGCTGCCAGTAAATATCCCGCAATCACTACAAAACTCAAGAAAGGACAGAGTATCCTGAAAAGCCAGCTAGGGGAAAATATCCAGCCCACAAAATTCTTCATCAGAACCAAACAGGAACCCATTGAACTTACAGAGCGCGAAGAAGATCTTCTTTCCCGCATAAAGGATGAACCCCTGACAGTTAGTGACATCTACTGGGACAGTAAAGCATTGCCATCGCCTATGGTCATGGCAAGCCTGATCCAGAAACGTCTGGTGCAGGCCATTGGTTTTACTCCAACGGACGCCCTTCATGTTCTTGGGGAATATGATGAGTGGGACAGTGAAGCTGCCAGAGTCGGTGCAGAAATACTTGGATATTTCGCAGATCTGGATGCTGATGAAATTGCCGGTAAAGTTAAAGATGAAGTTGCAAAGAACATGGCACAGAACCTTCTTTCATATGTCTTTCATGATCTCGAGGATTCACAGATCAATAAAGTTGTCCGTGGCAATCATTATGGTGGATTTCATGTGGATGTTCCCGTGGTACTTCTTGGAGGTCCTGTACAGGCCTATGTAAATGATATGCAAAGGTTAGTAGATGCGGAAATAATCCTGCCTGAATATGCCGAGGTTGGTAATGCGGTAGGGGCTCTTGCAGGTAAGGGGATAAAGCGTATTGAAGTGCTAATTCGTCCGAATTTTGGTGAATCTAAATATAATCTACGTCCTTCTTCTGTATCATTGTTCTATCCCGGCGGGAATGAAAATTTCAAGTCCCATGAAGAAGCTGTGCAGGCTGCACGTGAGATCGGTCATAGATTGATAATGGATTACATGCATGAAGCCGAACTGGACGAAGGTGAAATAACTATAGATGTTGACCGCAAGGATGTTCAGGTGCATGGGGTCGGTATTCCAATGGAAACAAGGTTTACTTTCCTGGGGGTTGGGGACATCAAAATGGGGAAGAAAGATATAAGGATATAATTTTCCTTTTTTTCTTCCCTTGATCAATTTTAAATAAAAGGTAGCTTTATTTCCATCTATGCTGGAATTTAGAAAACAAGAGCCTTACAGTCTGCGTACCAGACCCGATATTGTAGAATCTGAATACGATTTTCGACAAAATCTGGACATTTCGGATGTAAATGGTGTATTGTTCAATGTTCTGGCTTCCCGCAATTCATCCACTCTTGCAGAATATGATGCTGTCTGGTGGAGGGAAAACAGGGTCTGTTTTCTGGAATATAAAGATTCAACTGCTGCCTATCGGCGTATGAATGCAAAACGGGCACAACAGGTTCAGGACACATCCAGGAACCTGGCTCGTACATATGGTTTCCTGGAATTCAATTATTCACTTGTAGTTAAAGGACTGGAGGAAAAGACTACAAAGGGAAGTGTTGCAGTAATACCACTTGAAGATTTGTCTTCATACAGGCCGGAATTTACTTCTGCTCATGTTGAACTTGATTTTATTGACAAGTTGACGGATAAATACAGCAGGGAGAAAAATCCCGTTGAATTAGAGCGGGATACAATTATTGCTGATATTAGTAAACTTAAAGAAATGTTTGAACAGCAACTCTGATAGAAGGAGAGATTTTTCATGACTGTAACAGGATATGGGCAAGCGTTGGGTGCAGGCACCATCCTCAATGCAATTTCTACCTGGAAAGGTGCAGCTTTTGGATTGGACCTCAAGACATTTGCCAGGGTTGAATTATCACAGGGTGATGGTCCTATAGAAGGCATCATTGAAGAAAATGGGGATATGGATACCACTCTGATCGAGAATGCAGTTGGTATAACTCTTGACCTGTTTAATTTGAAAATGCAGGGCACGGTACAAACAAGAAGTGAAATTCCTCATGCAAGCGGACTAAAAAGCAGCAGTGCTGCTGCTAACGCTGTTATTATTGCTACTCTGGATGCCATAAAAGAATCAATGGAACCCCTGGATATGGTAAAATTAGGGGTCGAAGCTGCTAAAAAATCCGGAGTGACAATCACAGGGGCTTTCGATGATGCCTGTGCATCTTTTTTTGGTGGTGTGGTAGTAACTGATAACAAAGAAGATATTCTTTTCAAACGCATCAAGAAAAACAGTGAAGTACTTGTTTTTGTTCCTCCTCAAAAGGCATATAGTTCGGAGACTGACGTAACAGGATCAAAATTAATTGGACCCTGGATAGACATGGCTTATGACCTTGTTATCCATCGGGAATTTGAGAAAGCAATGACATTAAATGGTTTTCTCTACTGTGGTGCTTTGGGTTTTGATACCAAACCAATGATGGTAGCCCTTGAAAGTGGCATTGAAGGTGTCACCCTTTCTGGTACCGGTCCTGCATATGTGGCAATGGGAGATAGCTCTGCTTTGGACAAACTTGCAAAAGCCTGGAAAAAAAATAGTACGGGCGGAAATGTGATAAGGACAAAGATCAATAATGAAGGGGCAATTTAAACCAGGTAACTGTTGGTTTTTATGACAATCGAAAATGTAAGACAGGAGATCGAGAATATTGATAGGGAACTGGTGGAACTCATTGCAAAAAGAGTTGAATTTGCAGATGATATCTTAAAATACAAACACCAGGCCAATCTTCCTATCAATGACGACACACAAAATGATGTGGTAATAGAAAGAGCTGTGTATATTGCTACTGAAAAAGGTTTAGACTCCACTGTGGTAAAACAGATTTTCAATCTCCTTATACAGATGAATATAGAAAGGCAACATGAATTAAGCGGCGAAGGTAATCTTCCCTGAAAAGAGGTACAAAAATGGTAGATATTGCAATAGTAATGGGATCTGAATCGGACCGGGCAATTTCGAATCGTGTAACCAATGTATTGGACAACACAGATTACAGTTATGATGTACAGGTAATTTCTGCTCACCGCAATCCCGATGAACTGGATGAATATGTAGGTAAGGACGAAGCTTTCGTTTACATTGCGATAGCCGGACTTTCCGCCGCACTTCCCGGCGTGATAGCATCAAAGACTGGCAAACCTGTAATCGGGGTGCCTGTGGGTGCCAAGCTTGGGGGACTGGATGCATTATTATCCACAGCACAGATGCCACCGGGTGTACCGGTTGCGACTGTTGGTATTGATAACGGGGCAAATGCAGCTCATATGGCAATTCGTATCCTGGAACTCAAAGGAGAATGAGTTATCATTCTCTTTCTATACAGATATCAAAACAACAATGGTCGTCCCCATTGCCCATTGTTTTATTTACGTTAACTTCGCCGTCGGTGACTCCGTTAACCATTTTTGAGAAAACTCCGGTAGTGAGGTTACACATTATGGGGTTTATTTTACTTTCTTCTCCCCATGGGCACTTGTGTGCTTTTATGATCGAACACCCGTTTTTGTCACCGTCACCGTCCACAAAATAACTGGCTCCCAGTTGATTCATAGCCTTACAGCAAATTTCGGCTACATCTTGTGAGTCTGTAGTTTCTCCTTCACAACCAGTGCATGAACTACGTACAATATCTTCCACCATATCAACCATTTGACGAATGATTATTTTCTTCTGTTCGGGTGGGGCACTACTTAGTAGTGAGGGAATAATTGAGGTCAAAACCTTACGAATGTGGTTTTGCATTTTAAGATGTTCTTTTTCAGTCACCAGCTCATCATGAAGACTTTTGATGCGCAACAATGACTTTACACGGGTTAGAAGCTCCACCCGATTTACAGGTTTTGTAAGAAAATCATCTGCACCAACTTCAATACCTTTAATGCGGTCCTCTTTTTCAGACAATGCAGTTACCATTATGATCGGGATATGGCGTGTACTTTGTGATTCTTTTAGAGATTTAGCAACATCATAGCCACTCATGCCCGGCATCATAATGTCAAGAAGAATAAGATCGATTTCCTTTTCTTTCACTTTTTGGAGGCATTCCTCTCCACTTTTAGCCAGAGTAAGTTCGTATAATTGAGAGAGGTATGCTTCCATTAAATCCAGATTTTGTGGTTCATCATCCACTATGAGTATTTTGGGTGTGATTTCGCTTTCCATATTTTCTGTGTTACGTTAGGAATACTTGGCTAATAAATCTTTTTAACAAAAAGGGCTATCAAGTATCTTTTTTGCCCTTTATATCTATGCCTTTTGATGTAATATCAAACGGAATAGGGTCAAGGGAAATGGCTGTATTTCTCATCTTTGGTGTGAAAATAAAACGCTCCATTTTCCCAGTGTAGGGATTTTCCTTTACCAGTAACTTAATGTTTCCAAAAGTCGAGTAATCTGCGACCTCATGGGTCATCTGGTGGGCAGCTTCATCCATCACAAACAGTGTTGTTGCATCTTTTTGTGAAAGTAAAAGGTTTAATGTATCAAACTGATCACGAAATTCCCGTGTTGTTAAACCAATTGCGAAAACTCCGATATTATCTATTACTATTACTTCGGCATCATAAGGTATCATTTCAGGCAGACTTATGAGGTCAACCTCTTTTAAACTCAATCCATCTATCATTTCAGCAGCTTTAGTTACGTTCCGACTTCTCATTTCCAGTATTTTTACAACTTCAAGTAAACCGTTTTTTATATATTCGTCAAAAGGAAAATCAAACATTTTTGCCTGTTCGGTAATATCCTCTTCAGTCTCTTCTGTTGCCATTATAACAGATTTTTTCCCATATTCGCATGCCTGGTTTATTGCGTGCATTGCAAAAATAGTTTTACCAGATCCGGGGGCACCGGTGATAAGAATCCCTTTTTTTCCCGGATATCCATCACCAATCTTTTTGTCAAGACCTTGAATTCCTGTAGATAACCTTTCCATTGGCACACCGCTGATTACTATACAAGTCTTTATATATAGAGTGTTTCTTCCTTTTAACAAATTTCCTGCACTTTATGTTTATTGTAATCATGTTATGAGCCTGAAAATAGGTAAATATAATTGTCACAACATGCCAGACAAATTTTCCCGAAAAGGACAGGTTGAACGGTTAAATATATTTATCAGGAATGAGTTTATTTCATGCATTATACCAATCTACTGATTATATACTTTTGATAGACTCTAGAAATTGTGAACTTTTAATATTGATTTAAACGTGAGTAAACTATGGCGGAAGAAATGGCTTCTAAAGATGAGGAATTGGAAGAATCATTTGACACCACCAGTTCCATCGAAGTGCCTAAACTATTGATCGACCAGATCATTGGTCAGGATCATGCGGTGGAGGTTGTCAAGAAAGCTGCAAGTCAGAGGAGACATGTGATGATGATCGGTACTCCTGGTACCGGTAAATCCATGCTTGCAAAGGCAATGGCTGAATTGCTTCCAAAGGAGGAACTGCAGGATATCCTTGCATATCCCAATGTTGAAGACAACAACAATCCACGTATTCGTACCGTTCCTGCCGGAAAAGGTAGGGAGATTGTTATGGCTCATAAAATGGAGGCCAGAAAGAAATCCCAATCAAGGAACATGTTGATGATGTTCCTTATTTTTGGTATTGTGATGTATTCTTTCTATGTGGGTCAACTTCTCTGGGGTATCATTGCAGCTATAATGATGCTTATTCTTAGCAGGCAATTTATGCCAAAAGAAGAAATGATGATCCCAAAGATGCTGGTTTCAAATTATGAACAGGATAATGCTCCGTATATTGATGCCACCGGTACCCATGCAGGAGCCCTTCTCGGAGATGTCAGGCATGACCCATTCCAGTCAGGTGGACTGGAAACCCCGTCTCATGACAGGGTGGAGAGTGGAGATATTCACAAGTCCCACAAAGGTGTACTCTTCATTGATGAGATCAACACCCTCAGGATTGAATCCCAGCAAAGCCTGCTTACGGCAATCCAGGAGAAAGAATATCCGATTACAGGTCAGTCAGAGCGCAGTTCCGGCGCCCTTGTGAAAACAGAACCGGTTCCATGTGACTTTATAATGGTAGCTGCAGGTAATCTGGATGCTGTGGAAAAAATGCATCCTGCACTCAGGTCACGTATAAAGGGTTATGGATATGAGCTCTACATGCGTGAATCCATGGAAGACACTGCTGATAACCGCAAGTATCTTGTTCGGTTCGTGGCACAGGAAGTTAAGCGGGACGGACATATACCTGATTTTGATCAGTCAGCAGTTGATGAAGTCATTCAGGAAGCTCGAAGGCGGGCCGGAAGAAAAGGCCATCTAACTTTGAAATTGCGTGATCTTGGAGGACTTGTGAGAGTAGCAGGAGATATTGCACATGCTGAAGACACAAAGATCACCTCTGCAAAACATGTACTTGCAGCCAAGAAAATGGCACGCTCCATAGAACAACAACTTGCTGACAGTTATCTGGAAAGAAGAAAAGATTACCAGTTGTTTTCCAAGAAAGGTGCTGCTGTCGGTAAGGTCAATGGGCTTGCTGTAATGGGAGGAGATTCCGGAATAGTCTTGCCTATTATGGCAGAAGTAACTCCTCCACAATCACATGCTGAAGGCAAAGTAATTGCCACCGGTATGCTCAAGGATATTGCTAAGGAAGCTGTTCTTAATGTGTCAGCTGTGATCAAAAAGGTGACAGGCCAGGATATAATGAATAGGGATATTCATATCCAGTTTGTCGGTACCTATGAAGGAGTTGAGGGAGACAGTGCTTCTGTGTCCATTGCAACGGCCGTAATTTCGGCCATTGAAGGTATACCTATTGATCAGAGTGTTGCGATGACAGGTTCCCTGTCTGTAAGAGGCGATGTATTGCCGGTGGGCGGTGTAACCTACAAGATCGAAGCCGCAGCCCAGGGTGGAATTAAAAAAGTTATTATACCCTGGACTAATAAGGATGATGTGTTGATTGAAGAAGCTTACAAGGATCAGGTTGAAATAATTCCTGTCAAAACAATATCCGAAGTTATAGAGCACAGTCTTGTGGGCACCAAAAAGGAAGGAATTCGGGATAAACTCAAGGAGCTGACAGATATGAAAGTTGATCTGGAAATTCCTGAATCCGTGCCCAGTTAAACAATACTTACAGGGAATCCAGTAAATGAGAGAATCAGAATTTCATGATGTGAGGTGGATAGAGGGAGAATCAACTTCTATCCTTCTCGACAACGGGAAAGTAGAGGACATAAATACCAACTATGGTAATGGTTGTGGGGTACGTGCTCTTTGTGGCGGTTCCTGGGGTTATACTTCATCTGAAGGGGTCGATGGTATTGATGCTGCAATAAAAGCAGCTATAGAGTTGGCTTCTGATGTGAATAAACACAGTCCAAGAGAAAAAGTAACTCTTGCATCTTACTGTGAACCCAATGTTGACAATCTGCCGTCTATAAAGGAAAATCCCCGGGATGTTGCGGTTGAAGAAAAGGTTGAGTTGTTGAAAGACCTTTCCAATAATGCTTCATGCAAAGGAATTAGCAGTACATCTGCATCATACTCTGAATCTACCTTTAAGGTTCATTATACAAATTCTGAAGGTGCGGATTGCGAATATGAACTTACTAGAGTAGGGTTTGCAATTTCAGCCATTGCTTCAGACGGTGCAGCCTATCAGGTAGGAAGAGAAAGCAACTTTGACGTATGCGGTTATGAAATGTTCCGTGACCCTGGAATTCTGGAAAAGGCACAATCTGCCGGAAAGACAGCTGTGGATTTGCTGGGTGCCCGCCAGGCAAAAGGAGGCAAAGGTCCTGTAATTCTTGACCCGGAACTTGCCGGGGTATTTGCCCATGAAGCGGTTGGACATGCTTCAGAAGCCGATCTGGTGCTGGAAGGAAGTTCAATTCTAGCAGATAGAATAGGTGAAGAAATCGCTTCACCACTTGTTAATATCATAGATGACCCTACACTTCATAAGTTCGGTTACTATCCCTTTGATGCAGAGGGAATGAAAGCTCATAAAACAGATATTATCACGGATGGAGTATTAAATTCATATCTACATTCCAGGGAAACCGCAGGTAAACTCGGTGGCGCATCAGGTAACAGTCGCAGTCAGGGATACTCTGCACCTGTTGTCAGAATGAGTAATACATATGTTGACAACGGAAATTCAAATCTTGATGAAATGCTGGAAGAACTGGGTGACGGAATATACCTTGCGGGTACCCGTGGAGGACAGGTTAATACAGGTGAAGGAATCTTCCAGTTCAATGCCGAGAAAGGCTATATTGTGGAAAATGGGGAAATCGGAGATCTTGTGCGCGATGTGTCCCTGTCTGGCAATACTCTGGAAATCCTGAAAAATGTTTTACTGGTAGGAAATGATCTTAAAATGCATTCGGGTAGATGTGGCAAAAGCGGTCAGGCAATTCCGGTATCGGACGGTTCCCCCCATCTTCTCATTTCTGATGCCCTTGTGGGAGGTGTCCAGTAATGCAGAATTACGATATTGGCAACCAAGTCCTTGAATTTGCCAACAAATATGGAGCAGATGAGGCTGAGGTCTTCATCTCAGCAAACCAAGTGACTTCTGCAAGTGTCCGTCGCAGCCTTATTGAAAGTGCCAGGAATCAACAAAGCCAGGGATTGGGGATAAGGGTTGTTAAAGATGGTGCAGTGGGATTTGCAAGTACTAACATTTTCAATCGGCTTGAGGAAACTGTGAAAAGTGCGATTGCAATGGCAAAGGTACGCGATTCAGATGAAGATTGGAAAAACCTGCCTTCAAATGGTAAATATCCTGCTGTAAATGGCATTTTCAGTAAAAAGGTAAATGAACTTGAGCTTGAAGATTGCATCTCCCTGACAAAAGAAATGATTGACGGTGTTTGTTCTTTTAGCGATATAATAGCCCCTTCAGGTTCTTTTTCTCGTATGATTTCCAACCAGCTTATCATGAACACTAACGGTGTTGAAGTTGAGGAAAAGGGCACTGCAGTATCGGGTTTTATTGATGTGATCACAACTTCCGATATTCCATCTACTGCATACGATTTCCGTATATCCCGGGATATGGATATTGATTTTTATGGAATCGGGAAAGAAGCCGCAAACCTGGCCAATTCCTGCAAAAATGGTGTTTCTGTGGAAAGTGGACAGAAGGATGTCGTATTTCATCCCTTTGCCTTTTCGGACATAATGGAATCTTCATTCTTATCTTCAATAGAAGCGGATAATATACAGAAAGGCAGATCCAGCCTAACAGGAAAATTGAACACCGATATTGCAGCCAGAGGTCTTACAATAACTGATGATGGTATCCTGAATGGAGGGATTGCATCTTCGATTTCTGATGATGAGGGTACTCCTTCACAATCCACCGGTATAATCAAAGATGGCTTACTCAAATCTTACATCTATGATTCCTATACTGCTGGTAAGGAAGAACGGTCCAGTACCGGCAATGCTGTAAGAGGTTCCTATTCTTCCACTCCAAGCGTTGGTACCCGCAATGTTGTTTTTGAACATCCAGCTTCTGACATAATTTCTGAGATAAAAGATGGAGTATTTGTTACAAATGTAATAGGTGCACATACTGCAAACCCGATCTCCGGAGATTTTTCAGTGGAAGCTCGTAATGCTTTTGTGATTAAGGATGGCCAGATAGAAAAACCGATCAAGTCCCTTATGGTGTCTGGCAATATTTTTGAGTTGCTCAGAAATGTGAAAGGCGCCGGAGATGATGTCCGGATTGTTGGTAGTATTATTACCCCTTCAATATGGGTATCTAATATGAATGTAATAGGCTGACTGCTGATTTTAATCAGTAATCATTATATATAACCCTCCCTAACTATGTATATACAAAATCAAATACCAAAAGTTTTTCAAATTCACTTGATAAATACTGTTCAGACGGAACTATAATAACCAGGTGTCAATATGACAGATGAGGGGATAAGGACAAAAATTCTTGTAGTCGACGATGAGCCTGATAATGTCGAATTACTTACGGCTTATCTATTGAATGATTATGACATTATTCCTGCTTACAGTGGTAGTGAAGCACTGGACATACTGAAATCCTGTGAGGATGACCTGCCGGATCTTATACTCATGGATATAATGCTCAAAGATGGTATGGATGGTGTAGAAGCTGCCCATTTCATAAAAATCAATTATGATATTCCTTTAGTTTATATTACGGCTTATGCCGATGATAATATAATGCGAAGGGCCAAACTCACGGAGCCTTTTGGTTATATCCTCAAGCCATTTGAAGAGTCCGAATTACGTACAAACATAGAAATTGCGTTATACAAATATGAAATGGAACGCAGGCTCAAAGAAAGCAAGAAATGGCTTACTGCTGTGCTCAATAGTATCGGGGATGCAGTAATTGCAACAGACGAAGAGGGCCTGGTCAAATTCATTAACCCATTTGCAGAAGCTCTAACCGGTTGGGATCAGGATGAAGCAATTGGTTTGCCTTTGTCAGAAGTATTTGTGGTTGAGAATGAAGTTCCTGGTGAAAAGGCCGATGATCCAATCCAGAAAGTCATGAAGGAAGGTATGTTTTACGGCCTTGGAAGTCATACAGTGCTTGTTACTAAAAGCAAAACCCAGATTCCTGTAGATGTAATTGGCTCTCCCATTCGTAATGAAGCAGGTAAACTACTGGGTACTTTGGTGTTGTTCTATGATATCTCTGAACGCAAACGTGTTGAGAATATGATTTATTACCAGAATAGTCAGAAGGATATGTGATCTTATTAAATAACGGGTTCGTATTCTTTATTCAATTTTTCTTCTTACAATAAAAGCTATTATCAAAATCCATGCAGGAAGCATTTTGTCCATTATTTTTTCTGGACCCAATGCATTTTTCTCTGCTTTTCCTGATACATTATTGACACTTTCATTTGTGTCTGTTTTTTGTGTATTCAAGTTATTAGTTTCAGCAATCACATTCTCATTTTTGGTATTGGATTTTAATATCTTTTTGCTTCCTGCAATTACAAATGGTGAATTGAGGTATTTATCGGTAGCAGTTTTGAAATGTACATAATTGCCAGCCTGATCGATATATTCTGTTGGCAGTGCAATCCATTGACCGTCTTCAAAGACTTCCAGATGAATGTTCTCTATGTCGATATTCTCTTGCGTAATCCATTCCTTTTCCACCTTGAAAGTTACTGAAGAATTCCTGATGTGATTTTCAAATCCACTACTGCCTACCCAAATATTGAAATTCATGTATACTGTATCAATTGGTGCCTTATTTGCTAGTGTTGAAGTGTTTTTCAGAATTTCGATGATTAATTTGACCTGCCCGCTATTTCTAGATGATATAAGGTCAATATTGCCAACAAGATTTCCTTTTTCTTCGAAATTATATATGGTGGGTATTTCGGCTTTGACTGATCTAATGGAAAAATCCTTGTATTTTATGTTTGAATAGTCTTCACCTGTTGCAGAACCTCCGCCTCCTCCACTACTTCCTTTTTCGTCATTGGAATCACTTGGTTTGTCCTGAGCGTCATAGATGGTAGAATTATTCCAGGCTGTATTTCCAGAAGCATCAGTAGCCGAAATATTTACGGTATTGGTACCAGAATTTGCGATTAGTGTACCGGTATAGTTGTCGCCTGTATCCAGAGTCAGTTCTATAGGAGAAGACATTGAACCGTTGTAAGCGGTGACATTCATAATACCGATGTTATCACTTGTGTTGACCTTTATTATTACCGGATCATCAACAAAAGGAGTCGGAGCGTCAATGCTTATATTATTGATAACGGGTTTTTCATCATCTCCTGCAATGTAAAAAGTATCATTATACCAGCCAGTGTTACCGGAGTTATCGGTAGCTGAGACATTTACTGTATTGAGGCCTGTTTTTGAGATTAGTATACCGGTATAGTTGCCATTGTCATTCGATGTAAGTTCTACAGGAGAAGACATCGAACCGTTGTAAGCGGTGACATTCATAATACCGATGTTGTCGCTGACATTGACTTTCAAAGCAATATCTTCCCCAATATCAAGGATGTAATTATCAAGAATTACCGAAGCGATAATAGGGGTGGTGACATCTTTCCCTTCATAAGAAGTACTGTTATCCCAGTGAGTGTTGGAGGCATTATCTGTCACAGAAATATTTACACTGTGCTGGCCATATTCAGCATTGAAGGTAGCAGTATAATTTCCGGAGGTGGTGTTGTAATCCAGGGGAATTGACGGTGCCGTTCCATCCGTAAAAGCGGTGACATTTCCTATACCACTTTCTGCATCAGTGGCGTTGACATTCAAGGTGACCGTTTCATCGATAGCCGGTGTATAATTGTTCAGGGATGCGGAGTAAACCACGGGAAGCAGGGTATCTTCTTTTGTAGTAGCAGTATCATTTTGCCAGGTTGTGTTGATGTTACCATTCACATCAACCGTTTGT from Methanohalophilus halophilus includes these protein-coding regions:
- a CDS encoding HemK2/MTQ2 family protein methyltransferase → MAPISYRNAYVSIEKDVYEPAEDSFLLADVAVDRISDGMNVLEMGVGSGFVSAVIAANKNVEPIGCDINPDALECAYKNGIQVFRSNLFAGLTKKGYFDIILFNPPYLPTSEDEKVEGWLNYAFDGGVEGRDTIATFFAEVSGYLKPGGSVLLFISSLTGKREVFDIIKRERFSGYVVAETRSFFEKLMVIECKHNC
- a CDS encoding methanogen output domain 1-containing protein; the encoded protein is MESEITPKILIVDDEPQNLDLMEAYLSQLYELTLAKSGEECLQKVKEKEIDLILLDIMMPGMSGYDVAKSLKESQSTRHIPIIMVTALSEKEDRIKGIEVGADDFLTKPVNRVELLTRVKSLLRIKSLHDELVTEKEHLKMQNHIRKVLTSIIPSLLSSAPPEQKKIIIRQMVDMVEDIVRSSCTGCEGETTDSQDVAEICCKAMNQLGASYFVDGDGDKNGCSIIKAHKCPWGEESKINPIMCNLTTGVFSKMVNGVTDGEVNVNKTMGNGDDHCCFDICIERE
- a CDS encoding hydantoinase/oxoprolinase N-terminal domain-containing protein, which gives rise to MKYSLGIDAGGTYTDAVILRDSDGKIIDHGKARTTYPDLLDGIQEVLDGLDQAYLEKVSLVSVSTTLATNTILEGTGYPVALIMIGEEVPNDSSIKYSISVQGGHSSGGNEKYPLDMDSIKEFVGEVQDKVSAFAVSSYFSVRNPDHELKAREVIDAMTGLPVICGHELSQSLGAYERGVTAYLNAQLLPISTRFMETVASEIDRRGIDAKLMMLKCDGSIVGMKEALKHPIESIFTGPAASLVGASYLAKSKDCLVIDVGGTSTDVAMVIDNLPEITDEGATVGGWPTKVEAIRMETSAMGGDSHVWVKNHNVFIGPRRVVPLCVAASKYPAITTKLKKGQSILKSQLGENIQPTKFFIRTKQEPIELTEREEDLLSRIKDEPLTVSDIYWDSKALPSPMVMASLIQKRLVQAIGFTPTDALHVLGEYDEWDSEAARVGAEILGYFADLDADEIAGKVKDEVAKNMAQNLLSYVFHDLEDSQINKVVRGNHYGGFHVDVPVVLLGGPVQAYVNDMQRLVDAEIILPEYAEVGNAVGALAGKGIKRIEVLIRPNFGESKYNLRPSSVSLFYPGGNENFKSHEEAVQAAREIGHRLIMDYMHEAELDEGEITIDVDRKDVQVHGVGIPMETRFTFLGVGDIKMGKKDIRI
- a CDS encoding shikimate kinase codes for the protein MTVTGYGQALGAGTILNAISTWKGAAFGLDLKTFARVELSQGDGPIEGIIEENGDMDTTLIENAVGITLDLFNLKMQGTVQTRSEIPHASGLKSSSAAANAVIIATLDAIKESMEPLDMVKLGVEAAKKSGVTITGAFDDACASFFGGVVVTDNKEDILFKRIKKNSEVLVFVPPQKAYSSETDVTGSKLIGPWIDMAYDLVIHREFEKAMTLNGFLYCGALGFDTKPMMVALESGIEGVTLSGTGPAYVAMGDSSALDKLAKAWKKNSTGGNVIRTKINNEGAI
- a CDS encoding chorismate mutase; the protein is MTIENVRQEIENIDRELVELIAKRVEFADDILKYKHQANLPINDDTQNDVVIERAVYIATEKGLDSTVVKQIFNLLIQMNIERQHELSGEGNLP
- a CDS encoding 5-(carboxyamino)imidazole ribonucleotide mutase; its protein translation is MVDIAIVMGSESDRAISNRVTNVLDNTDYSYDVQVISAHRNPDELDEYVGKDEAFVYIAIAGLSAALPGVIASKTGKPVIGVPVGAKLGGLDALLSTAQMPPGVPVATVGIDNGANAAHMAIRILELKGE